ACGGAAAATGATGTTTTTTTCTTCTTTTGCCATAAAAAATATTTGACATTGACCACAATTTAATTTAACCAATAGGGGGTCAAGTAAATCGAAAAGACAGACAGGAAACTATGCACTACATCAGCCCGAAAAAAATGGTTCTTGCAAACACCACTATAACCATTACTACAACCACGATTACCACCGGAACCATGAGTTGCGGTGCGGGCTGACGCATACACATAAAACAACATTGAGCCCGTATCCCACAAGATACGGGCTTTTTTTTGGGACAGAAATCAGGAGAAGAACGTTAATGCGAGTATTGAAATTTGGCGGAACCTCAGTTGCGAATCACCAGTGTGTACTGAGTGTTGCAGATATCGCCGAAAATGAGTTATCCCTTGGGCAAGTTGCCTTAGTACTCTCTGCACCAGCAAAAATCACAAACCATCTGGTGGCAATGATTGAAAAAACAGTTGCAGGACAAGATATTGTTTCTAATATGAGCGATGCTACCCAAATCTTTGCTGATTTGTTGTCAGGATTGAAAGCGCAACAACCAAGGTTTGATTATGAGCGCCTGAAAGGGCTAGTCGAGCGTGAGCTTGCCAGCCTTAAACAGACTCTCCACGGTATTTCTTTATTAAAACAATGTCCAGATAGCATTAATGCATCCCTGATCTGTCGTGGCGAAAAACTGTCGATTGCCATCATGGAATCCGTGCTACAGGCTCGTGGTCATAAAGTGACTGTCATTGATCCGGTCAAAAACCTTTTGGCACATGGGCATTGTCTCGAATCCACCGTCGATATCCATGAATCCTCCAAACGCATTGCAGCACTTAACATTCCTGCTGACCATATCATCCTGATGGCGGGTTTCACTGCGGGCGATGAAAATGGCGAATTGGTTGTGCTGGGGCGCAACGGCTCCGACTATTCAGCCGCAGTACTGGCAGCATGCCTGCGTGCCGATTGTTGCGAAATCTGGACTGATGTAGACGGTGTTTATACTTGTGATCCAAGGGCGGTGAAAGATGCTCGCTTGCTGAAAAGTCTGTCATACCAAGAAGCAATGGAATTGTCTTATTTTGGTGCGAAAGTCCTTCATCCCCGAACTATCGCCCCTATTGCCCAGTTTCAAATCCCTTGCCTGATAAAAAACACCGCCAACCCCAATGTGCCTGGTACTTTTATTGGCGATGCACTCATTGATGATGGACAAAAAGATCAAGACATGCCGATCAAGGGCATCACCAATCTGGATCATATGGCGATGTTCAACGTTTCCGGCCCAGGAATGAAGGGTATGGTCGGGATGGCGGCGCGGATCTTTTCCGTCATGTCACGCAAAGGTATTTCTGTTGTATTGATCACGCAATCCTCGTCAGAATACAGTATCAGCTTCTGTGTACCACAAAAAGAATGGGTAAAAGCACACAATGCGCTGACAGAAGAGTTTTATCTGGAGCTGAAAGATGGTGTGCTTGATCCCATTGACGCTATCGACAATCTTGCCATTATCTCTGTTGTTGGTGATGGTATGCGTACTCAGCCAGGTACATCTGCCCGCTTTTTTTCCGCATTGACTCGCGCCAATATCAACATTGTTGCTATTGCACAAGGCTCTTCTGAACGTTCTATTTCTGCTGTCATTGAAAATAATGCTGCGACTACGGCGGTTCGTCTCTGTCACCAAATGCTGTTTAACACCGCTCAAGTCGTTGAGGTCTTTGTTGTTGGTGTGGGGGAGTAGGCAGTGCGTTGATCGAGCAAATACGCCGTCAGCAAACCTGGCTCAAACAGAAACATATCGATCTACGCGTCTGTGGTATTGCCAATTCCCGCGCTTTGTTGACTGATGTACAAGGCATCTGTCTGGATAACTGGCAGCAGGCACTCTCAGAAGCCACTGAGCCTTTTAGTTTGAGTCGTCTGATCCGTCTTGAAAAAGAGTACCATCTCCTGAATCCAGTCATTGTGGATTGTACTTCCAATCAGTCGATTGCGGAACAGTATACGAGCTTCCTCAGCGACGGTTTTAACGTCGTTACCCCAAATAAAAAAGCCAATACTTTATCGATGGCTTATTACCACCAAATCCGTCAGGCCGCAGAAAAATCGAAACGTAAGTTCCTGTATGACACTAACGTAGGTGCTGGATTGCCTGTTATCGAAAACTTACAAAATTTGCTTAATGCCGGTGATGAATTAGTGCAGTTCAGTGGCATCCTGTCGGGTTCTTTATCCTATATTTTCGGGATGCTGGATGAAGGTATGACGCTTTCACAAGCGACCATGCTGGCCAAAGAGCAAGGTTTTACTGAACCCGATCCACGCGATGATCTCTCTGGTATGGATGTTGCCCGAAAACTGCTGATCTTAGCACGAGAGTCTGGCTATGAACTGGAACTAAAAGATATCCATGTTGATCCTGTTTTACCCATCTCGTTCGACGCCAGTGGCGATGTTGACAGTTTCCTGCAACGTTTACCACAACTGGATCAGGAGTTTAGCCAACGTGCGGAACAAGCCGCAGAACAAGGGAAAGTATTACGTTATGTTGGCTTGATTGAACAAGGCCGTTGTACAGTGAAAATTGTCGCTGTTGATGGCAACGATCCACTTTATAAGGTCAAAAATGGCGAAAACGCTCTGGCTTTCTATACCCGTTATTATCAACCCATTCCGCTGGTACTACGAGGCTATGGCGCAGGAAATGATGTAACGGCAGCCGGCGTTTTTGCTGATATATTACGTACTCTGTCATGGAAATTGGGGGTTTAATGGTTATCAGGGTTTATGCGCCTGCCTCTATCGGGAATGTTGGCGTCGGATTTGATGTGCTCGGCGCAGCAGTTTCTCCCATTGATGGCTCATTACTTGGGGATTGTGTCTCCGTAAGTGAAGCTGAAAGCTTCAGTCTGAATAATAAAGGGCGATTTGTTAGCAAATTACCTGACGATCCCAAACAGAATATCGTCTACCAATGCTGGCAGATTTTTTGTCAGCGGTTGGGAAAAGAACTGCCCGTTGCCATGACATTAGAGAAAAATATGCCAATCGGTTCGGGATTAGGTTCCAGTGCCTGCTCTGTCGTCGCCGCTTTAGTGGCATTGAATGAATATGCTAGCCGCCCCTTTAACCAACACCAGTTATTGGACATGATGGGAGAATTAGAAGGGCGTATTTCCGGTGGTGTTCATTATGATAATGTCGCTCCCTGCTATTTGGGGGGATTGCAATTGATATTATCTCAGGAAGAGACCACCTGTCTGCCTGTTCCCACATTTGATGATTGGCTGTGGGTAATGGCTTATCCTGGCATCAAAGTATCGACAGCAGAAGCCCGTGCAATTTTGCCTAATCACTATGCCCGTAAGGATATCATTGAGCATGGACGTCACTTTGCTGGTTTTATCCATGCCTGCCATACCCAGCAATCAGAACTGGCTGCCAAATTAATGCAAGATGTTGTAGCAGAACCTTATCGTACACAACTCTTACCAGGATTTGCCAATGCACGTGATACAGTCAAAAAATTAGGGGCGCTGGCGTGTAGCATTTCCGGCTCCGGCCCGACACTTTTTGCAATTTGTAACGAAATAGCTGTAGCAGAAGAGGTTGCACACTGGCTGCAACAACATTACGTACAGAATGATGAAGGCTTTGTACACATTTGCCGTCTGGATCTCGCAGGCGCACGACAGGTAAAGTAACCATGAAATTATATAACTTAAAAGACAACCGCGAGCAGGTCAGTTTTTCACAGGCGGTAAAGCAAGGATTAGGTAAACAGCAAGGCCTCTTTTTTCCACAGGATTTGCCAGAATTCAGCCGTAATGAAATTGATGACTTATTGAAATTAGATTTTGTCAGCCGTAGCCAACGCATCCTCTCTGCTTTTATCGGCGATGAAATTTCCGCAGAGCAATTGGCAACCCGCGTAAAAAATGCTTTTGCTTTCCCTGCCCCTGTAGCGATTGTCGAAGATAACATTGCTTCATTGGAGCTTTATCACGGGCCGACACTGGCGTTCAAAGACTTTGGCGGCCGTTTCATGGCACAAATTCTTGCCCAGATTGCAGGAGACAAGCCCGTCACTATTTTAACTGCAACATCCGGTGATACTGGCGCCGCAGTCGCTCATGCTTTCTATGGATTGAATAACGTACAGGTTGTGATCCTTTATCCCGAAGGCAAGATCAGTTCATTGCAGGAAAAACTTTTTTGTACTCTGGGTGGCAATATCCATACGGTTGCTATCAAGGGAGATTTCGATGCTTGTCAGGCATTGGTCAAGCAAGCTTTTGATGACGAAGAATTGAAACAGGCTTTACATCTCAATTCTGCTAACTCAATCAATATCAGCCGTCTGCTGGCTCAAATCTGTTATTACTTTGAAGCGGTTGCGCAAATCCCAGCAGAAAAACGCGAACAATTAGTTATTTCCGTCCCAAGTGGCAATTTTGGTAATTTAACCGCGGGGCTACTGGCAAAATCGCTGGGATTGTCGGTAAAACGTTTTATCGCGGCAACCAATGTTAATGACACCGTTCCTCGTTATTTAGCGGAGGGTGAGTGGCTGCCACATCAGACCATTCCGACACTTTCCAATGCAATGGATGTCAGCCAACCTAATAACTGGCCGCGCATTGAAGAATTGTTCAAACGCAAAAGTTGGGCACTGAGTGAACTAGCAAATGGGGTTGTGGATGATGAAATCACTCAAAGCACCATGCGTGAACTGGCGGCAAAAGGCTATATTTCCGAACCACATGCGGCCGTCGCTTATCGTGTTTTGCGTGATCAATTACAAGAAGGGGAATATGGCTTATTCTTGGGTACTGCTCATCCAGCCAAATTTAAGGAAAGCGTCGAAGCAACACTCGGCCAGCCATTATCCTTGCCACAAGCGTTAGCTGAGCGCGCAGATCTGGATTTATTATCCCACTTTATGCCTGCTGATTTCTCAACGTTACGTGAATTTTTGATGGCAAGAGCACCAAAATAATCCGGTATTAATCCCTCCCCCCATTTACGGGTGGAGGGACATCGAAAATTAATTCTGCTCAGAACGCTTAAACACCAATTCATCTCCCTTAGAGAGGGGTTCATCGAAAGCATATCCTTCCAGATTGAACTCCACTAGCCGAGCTGGATCGGTCAGTTGGTTCTTAATGATAAAATGGCTCATCAAGCCACGAGCTTTTTTAGCATAGAAACTAATGACCTTATATTTGCCATTTTTTTCATCCAGAAAAACCGGTTTGATAATTCTGGCTGCCAGCTTTTTAGTATTCACCGATTTGAAATACTCATCTGATGCCAGATTGACCAGAACATCATCACCTTGTTGTTCCAGTGCAGCATTCAAGTTTTCAGTAATACAATCGCCCCAAAACTTATACAGATCTTTACCGCGGGGATTTTCCAGCTTAACTCCCATTTCCAAACGATAAGGCTGCATCAAATCGAGAGGACGCAAAACTCCATACAGGCCAGATAGAATTCTTAAATGGGTTTGGGCAAAATCAAAATCGTCAGCAGAGAACGTTTCAGCCTGCATACCGGTATAAACATCACCTTTAAATGCCAAAATCGCCTGACGGGCATTTTCTGGCGTGAAATCGGGCTGCCATTCTGCAAAACGAGCAGCATTTAGTCCCGCCAACTTATCGCTAATACTCATCAAACTGCCGATTTGCGCGGGTGTTAACGTCCGGCAAATCTCGATTAGCTGTTGAGATCCTGCCAATAATCGTGGTTGGCTAAACTTTTCTGTTGCGAGTGGACTTGCATAATCGAGTGTTTTCGCAGGTGAAATGGTAATAAGCATTATTTTTTCCTAATAATCCAGACCTTCCCCACTTTAGCAAAAAAGAATGAAGAGGGGAGAATCTCAGTGATAAGATTTTCCTACCTTACAGCCGAGCTTGGTCATGTTATTATCACAAGATGGCGAGGCAACATTGCCAACGATTTTACGTATAACGATGAGATATTAAACATGACCGATAAACTGACTTCCCTGCGTAAACTGACAACAGTAGTAGCAGATACCGGGGATATCGCGGCGATGAAACTGTATCAGCCGCAAGATGCGACTACCAATCCTTCCCTGATTTTGAATGCCGCTCAAATTCCAGAATATCGCCAACTGATTGATGACGCTATTGAGTGGGCACGTGGTGAAAGCGACTCCCGCGAACAGCAAATTATTGATGCCGGCGATAAATTGGCTGTCAATATTGGTCTGGAAATTCTGAAATTGATCCCTGGCCGCATCTCTACTGAAGTTGATGCACGTCTGTCTTATGACACCGAAGCCAGCGTAGCGAAAGCAAAACGCCTGATCAAACTGTATAACGAAGCGGGCATCAGCAATGATCGCATTCTGATCAAACTGGCTTCTACATGGCAGGGTATCCGTGCTGCTGAACAACTGGAAAAAGAAGGTATCAACTGTAACCTGACATTGCTGTTCTCCTTTGCCCAAGCGCGTGCTTGTGCAGAAGCAGGTGCCTATCTGATCTCTCCATTTGTTGGCCGTATCCTTGACTGGTACAAAGCCAATGGTGACAAGAAAGAATTCGCACCACATGAAGATCCAGGTGTAATTTCTGTTTCTGAAATTTATCAGTACTACAAAGAGCACGGCTACAACACGG
The sequence above is drawn from the Xenorhabdus ishibashii genome and encodes:
- the tal gene encoding transaldolase, which produces MTDKLTSLRKLTTVVADTGDIAAMKLYQPQDATTNPSLILNAAQIPEYRQLIDDAIEWARGESDSREQQIIDAGDKLAVNIGLEILKLIPGRISTEVDARLSYDTEASVAKAKRLIKLYNEAGISNDRILIKLASTWQGIRAAEQLEKEGINCNLTLLFSFAQARACAEAGAYLISPFVGRILDWYKANGDKKEFAPHEDPGVISVSEIYQYYKEHGYNTVVMGASFRNSGEILALAGCDRLTISPALLKELSETEGEVERKLGYEGEIKERPAPMTEAEFYWNHHQDAMATEKLAEGIRKFAVDQGKLESMIAELL
- the thrB gene encoding homoserine kinase, which gives rise to MEIGGLMVIRVYAPASIGNVGVGFDVLGAAVSPIDGSLLGDCVSVSEAESFSLNNKGRFVSKLPDDPKQNIVYQCWQIFCQRLGKELPVAMTLEKNMPIGSGLGSSACSVVAALVALNEYASRPFNQHQLLDMMGELEGRISGGVHYDNVAPCYLGGLQLILSQEETTCLPVPTFDDWLWVMAYPGIKVSTAEARAILPNHYARKDIIEHGRHFAGFIHACHTQQSELAAKLMQDVVAEPYRTQLLPGFANARDTVKKLGALACSISGSGPTLFAICNEIAVAEEVAHWLQQHYVQNDEGFVHICRLDLAGARQVK
- the yaaA gene encoding peroxide stress protein YaaA, producing the protein MLITISPAKTLDYASPLATEKFSQPRLLAGSQQLIEICRTLTPAQIGSLMSISDKLAGLNAARFAEWQPDFTPENARQAILAFKGDVYTGMQAETFSADDFDFAQTHLRILSGLYGVLRPLDLMQPYRLEMGVKLENPRGKDLYKFWGDCITENLNAALEQQGDDVLVNLASDEYFKSVNTKKLAARIIKPVFLDEKNGKYKVISFYAKKARGLMSHFIIKNQLTDPARLVEFNLEGYAFDEPLSKGDELVFKRSEQN
- the thrC gene encoding threonine synthase encodes the protein MKLYNLKDNREQVSFSQAVKQGLGKQQGLFFPQDLPEFSRNEIDDLLKLDFVSRSQRILSAFIGDEISAEQLATRVKNAFAFPAPVAIVEDNIASLELYHGPTLAFKDFGGRFMAQILAQIAGDKPVTILTATSGDTGAAVAHAFYGLNNVQVVILYPEGKISSLQEKLFCTLGGNIHTVAIKGDFDACQALVKQAFDDEELKQALHLNSANSINISRLLAQICYYFEAVAQIPAEKREQLVISVPSGNFGNLTAGLLAKSLGLSVKRFIAATNVNDTVPRYLAEGEWLPHQTIPTLSNAMDVSQPNNWPRIEELFKRKSWALSELANGVVDDEITQSTMRELAAKGYISEPHAAVAYRVLRDQLQEGEYGLFLGTAHPAKFKESVEATLGQPLSLPQALAERADLDLLSHFMPADFSTLREFLMARAPK